The nucleotide sequence GGCGATCCTCACCCAGCTGCTGCTGCCCGAGGAGCGCCAGCGGTACTACGCCGAGCACCTCGTCGACTCACTGCTCCGCGGCGACACCCTCACCCGCTACCAGGCCTACGCGGTGGGGCGGAACTGGGGATGGCTGTCCGCCAACGACGTCCGCGACCGGGAGAACATGAACCCGGTCCCGGGCGGCGACGACTACCTCGTCCCACTCAACATGGTGCCCGCCGGCCGCAGCCGCCTCGCTCTGGAGACCGCGGACGGCGCCCGCGTCGCGCGCACAGCGCGGATGCTCGCCGGACGCCAGACCGTACGGGAGTCCCTCGCCGAACGGTGGGGGACGAAGATCGAGGAGTCCGACCAGGAGGTAGCCGACCTCGAGGCCAAGAAGGTCGGCGCCCTGGTCGCCGAACACCTGACCCCCGAGCGCGGCCGGCACCGGTCGCTCGCCGCCTTCCTCACCGCTCTGCGGCTGCTGTACGCCGAGGACGGCCCGATCATGGAGCGGCTGGCCGAACTGTGGGTCCCGCTCATGACCCAGTTCGCCGACGACGTCGCCGTCCAGGCCGCCGAGGAAGTCGCGTTCGAGGACCCCGTCGACCTGTCCATGTGGGCGCAGGCCTACGCCCTGTCCCACGCCCAGTACCAGGTGTCCTCGTCGTACGGCCAGCTGCGGGCCGTGGTCGACAAGACCGAGGGGACCCCGGAGGACATCGCCGAGGCGGTCGTCGAGCGGCTGGCGAAGTGGCAGGAGGAGCGGCCCGCGCAGACCGCGCGCTGGGAGTCGGCGCAGCTGCCGAACGCCGCGGCCCGCGAGACGTGGAAAGAGGCCGGCGTGAAGTCGGTCCAGTGGGTGGCGCGCGGGTCGAAGAACTGCCCGTACTGCCAGCGCCTCGACGGAGCCGTCCGGGAGATCGAGACGCCGTTCGTCGCCAAGGGCGATGACGTCGAGGGCGACGAGGACGGCGAGAAGCTCGTCGCCAAGCGCGACACCTTCCACCCGCCCGTACACCCGGGCTGCAACTGCGAGGTGATCCCCGTTGTCGAGTAGCCAGCGCATCACGGCCGGCACCTGCAGCAACTGCGGCGGCCCGGCCGAGAGCGGCCCGTCCGGCGCGTGGTGGCACACAAGGGAGCCGTGCTCCAGCCGCGAGCCGCTGCGCACTGCCACGTTCAAGCCGCGCCAGCAGGACGTCCCCCCGCGCGACCGCCAGATCAAGGAACCGAGGAGGCACCGATGAGGCACTACGTGCGCGGCTACGTCCAGCGCGCCGACGGAGACGAGGCGGGCAAGCCGCTGACGATCATCGCCGCGACCGAAGGCCGCAAGGGCGACGGCCTCAACCTGACCATGAAGGGCGCCGAGCTCGGGCGGTTCGAGGCCAACCCGGTCGTCGGCTACGGCCATTCCTACTGGGGCCGTGACGGCCTGCCGATCGGCCGGTCCGACAAGACGTGGATCGACGACGACAAGCTGCGGATGACGATCTCCTTCGACCAGGACGACGAGTTCGCCCGCACGGTCGAACGGAAGTACCGCGGCGGCTACATGAACGCGTTCTCCATCGGGTTCGACGTCTGGAACATCGACGACGCCGGCGTCCCCGAGGGCTGGGAGCTGTTCGAAGTGAGCGCGGTCCCGCTCCCGATGGACCCGAACGCGATCGTCGAATCCGGGCGCAGCGCCCTCGACATCGCCCGCGGCCTCGACGTCCGCGCCGCCCCGGACGAGACCGTGCAGGCCGTCCTGTCCCGGCTCGCCGAGCTCGACACCGCCCGCGCGGGCGCGGTGCTGTCCAAGAAGAACAAGGGCCTCGTCTCCGCCGCGCGTGACGCTCTCACCGAGCTCCTCGACGCGGCCGGCGGCACCGACGAGGACGACGAGCGGGCCGCCCCGCTCGTCGACACCGCCCGCCTCCTCCGGCTCGCCGGACTCTGATCCCCCCGCGCCGCGCAGCCGCGCGGGGCACCTACACCCACCGAAGGGAAACCCTGATGGCCAACATCCGGGAGCTGCGCACCAAGCGCACCAAGCTCGGCGCCGACGCCCGAGCGATCATGCAGACCGCCGAGACCGAGGGCCGTGCGATGACGCCCGAGGAGGAGGTGCGGTTCGACAAGCTCATGGAGGAGCGTGACGGCGTCGACCGCACCATCGAGCGGGCCGAGAAGCTCGAGGACGACGAGCGCGCCGACGGCGCACGCGAGGACCTGGAGCGCGGCGGCACCCGCGGCGGCGACGAGGCCATGGGCGCCCTGCGCGCCTACTTCCTCGGCGGCCGGTCCGTCCTCACCGAGCGCCAGGCCCGCGCGCTGAACGCCGGCCACGACCCCGAGGGCGGGTTCCTCGTCGCCCCGCAGCAGTTCGTCAAGGAACTCCTCAAGGGCATCGACGACATGGTCGCGCTGCGCGGCCTGGCCACCGTGCACCAGCTCACGACGGCCGAGTCCCTCGGCGTGCCCACCCTCGACACCGACCTGAGCGACGCCGAGTGGACGAGCGAGCTCGCCACCGGCAGCCAGGACGACGGCATGCGGTTCGGCAAGCGCGAGCTCCGCCCGCACCCGGTGGCCAAGCGTGTCAAGATCAGCCGCAAGCTGATGCGGTCCTCGGCGACGAACCCCGAGACCCTCGTCCGTGAGCGCATGGAGTACAAGTTCGGCGTCACCGCCGAGAAGGCCTACATGGTCGGGGACGGCAACCAGAAGCCGCTGGGCCTGTTCACCGCCCACGCCGACGGCATCCCCACCGGCCGGGACATCGACATCTCCACCTCCGGCACCGGGTTCGTCAACGTCGCCGCGGGCAACGCCGCGGACGACCTCATCACCGCCAAGTACACGCTCAAGGGCGCGTACCACAAGAAGGCGCAGTGGCTGTTCCACCGGCTGATGATCGCGTCCGTGCGCAAGTTGAAGGACGGCGACGGGAACTACATCTGGCGGGCCGGCCTGGCCGACGGCGAGCCGGACAAGATCTTGGACCTGCCGTTCATCATGTCCGAGTTCGCCCCGTCGACGTTCGGCGACGGCGACTACGTCGGCATCCTCGGCGACTTCTCCTACTACTGGATCGCGGAGGCCCTGCAGTTCGAGGTGCAGCGCCTGAACGAGCTGTACGCCGAGACGAACCAGGTCGGGTTCATCGGCCGCCAGGAGGCCGACGGCATGCCCGTCCTCGCCGAGGCGTTCGTGCGCCTGCAGTCCAACGACGTCGTGCCGTAACCCCGGCCCCCCCGTCCAGCGCAGGCCCACACCAGACAGGAGCAGCACCCATGCGCAGCGACATCAAGAACAGCATCGACATCGCCGCCACCCTCACCCCGGCCGCGCGGACCGACACCGCGACCGGGACCGGGGTGGACCTGGCGAACTACGACGCGGCCGCCGTCGTCATCTCCACCGGCGCGGTGGCCAACGGCGCGTTCTCCATCGAGGTCCAGGAGTCCGACACCCTCGGCTCCGGGTACACCGCGGTGGCCAACGCCGACCTCGACGGCACCGAGCCCGCCACCCTCACCGCGTCCACTGTGACGGTGATCGGCTACCACGGCGTCAAGCGGTACATCCGCGCCGTGGCCACCGACGCCGGCACCGGCGACGCCTCGTTCGGCGTCACCGTCGTCCGCGGCAAGGGCCGCGTCAAGCCCTGACCCCTTCCCCCCCCCGCTCACGGCCGCCCGGGCCCCGCCATCGATGGCGGGGCCCGGCCGCGTCCAGGACCACAGGAGGACCACCATGCGAGTCGAGATGCTCCGTCTCATGGTGAACCCGAAGTACGGCACCCAGCCCGAGGGCTCGATCCTCGACATGGACGACGACGACGCCGAGCAGCGCGTCGCCGCCGGAGACTGCCGGCCCCTCGAGGAGCCGAAGAAGAAGCGCGGCGGCCGTCCCGCCAAGACCACCACCACGCCGCCGCCGCCGGGTGACGCGGTGGCCGTCGAGGAGATGACCGTCGACCAGCTCAAGGCCTACGCCGCCGAGCACGACATCGACCTCGGCGACGCCCGCCTCAAGGAGGAGATCCGGGCCACCGTCGCTGCCGAGCTCGAGCGCCGCCGCGACGAGGACGACGACGAGGGGACCGGGGACTGATGGCGTACGCCAGCGCGGACGACCTGCGCCGCCTCCTGCGCATCGACTCGTTCACCGACGAGGAGACCGCGACCGCCGAGCTCCTGATCGAGCTCGCGCAAGGGGTGATCGAGGACGAGGTCGGCCAGGCCCTGGAGCAGTCCACCGACACCGTCATCCTCGACGGCCCGACCGACGAGGACCCCCGGTACCACCCCGCGAGCGGCTCCCGGAAGCTCATCCTGCCGCGCTGGCCCGTGACCGCTGTGGCCTCGGTCCGGCTCGTCGATGAGGACGAGGACCTCGTGTTCGGCAAGGACCGGGACTACACCTGGTCGGCCTCGGGGGTCCTGCACCGCCGCGGCGCCGACTGGCCCGCCCACGAACGGGCGATCGAGGTCGTCTACACCCCGGGCTACGCCCCCGTCCCCCCGGGCCCGAAACGGATCTGCCTGCGCCTGTCCGCGGCCGGCTGGTCCAACCCGGAATTCCTCTCCGCCGAGACCCTCGGCGACCACTCCCGCTCGTTCTCCGCCGAAGCGCTCGGGATGGAGCTCACCGCGGCCGACCGGCGCACGCTCGGCGCCTACCGGGCCCGGACATGAGCGTCGGCCGGTGGCTGAACCGGACGCTGCAGGTGTGGCGGCCGGTCACCGTCGACGACGGCTACGGCGGCCAGGAGACCACCCTCGTCCGCCAGGAGGACGACGTCCGGGGCAAGGTCGACCAGCCGTCCGCCTCTGACCGGCTGCTCGCGCAGCAGGCCGGCGCCGAGCACACCCACGACGTGTTCCTCCTGCCGGCCGCCGACGTCGCGCGCGGCGACGAGCTGCGCGGAGGCGGCCAGGTCCTCAAGGTCACGTCCGTCGTCGAGCCGTCCTCCACCCGCTACCGCAAGGCCGAGTGCAAGCTGATCGAGCGCGAGGGAGCGTGAGATGGCCCGTACCGGGATGACCGTGGAAATCCTCGGGATGGACCGGCTGCGGACCCAGCTGGAGGACCTCGGCGAGGACATCGTCAAGGCACTGCAGAAG is from Streptomyces venezuelae ATCC 10712 and encodes:
- a CDS encoding phage major capsid protein — its product is MANIRELRTKRTKLGADARAIMQTAETEGRAMTPEEEVRFDKLMEERDGVDRTIERAEKLEDDERADGAREDLERGGTRGGDEAMGALRAYFLGGRSVLTERQARALNAGHDPEGGFLVAPQQFVKELLKGIDDMVALRGLATVHQLTTAESLGVPTLDTDLSDAEWTSELATGSQDDGMRFGKRELRPHPVAKRVKISRKLMRSSATNPETLVRERMEYKFGVTAEKAYMVGDGNQKPLGLFTAHADGIPTGRDIDISTSGTGFVNVAAGNAADDLITAKYTLKGAYHKKAQWLFHRLMIASVRKLKDGDGNYIWRAGLADGEPDKILDLPFIMSEFAPSTFGDGDYVGILGDFSYYWIAEALQFEVQRLNELYAETNQVGFIGRQEADGMPVLAEAFVRLQSNDVVP
- a CDS encoding phage portal protein — protein: MGLLRSALSGLATPEKWVEDWMRGGSVNSAGIRVDQDTALTYAPFFAGVRVLSEDVGALPLFLYERLRPRGKQRATSHPLYALLHDQPNDMMSSTWLRETLMGHAITWGDGVAHVVSHPRTGVIEEIWPLRPDRLTIGVKRTGAGRFERRYRYDDDVNGIHTVLLPHEVLHISGLGFDGVRGYPVVDLAANAIGLGLATEHHGAKVFSNGAAPGGALSHPGNLSPEARTRMADDWENIHRGIDRAHRVAILEEGVTWQQVGVPNDSAQFLETRKLQVTEMARWLRLPPHKIGDLDRATFSNIEQQGLDYVQSALNVWLVRWEQAILTQLLLPEERQRYYAEHLVDSLLRGDTLTRYQAYAVGRNWGWLSANDVRDRENMNPVPGGDDYLVPLNMVPAGRSRLALETADGARVARTARMLAGRQTVRESLAERWGTKIEESDQEVADLEAKKVGALVAEHLTPERGRHRSLAAFLTALRLLYAEDGPIMERLAELWVPLMTQFADDVAVQAAEEVAFEDPVDLSMWAQAYALSHAQYQVSSSYGQLRAVVDKTEGTPEDIAEAVVERLAKWQEERPAQTARWESAQLPNAAARETWKEAGVKSVQWVARGSKNCPYCQRLDGAVREIETPFVAKGDDVEGDEDGEKLVAKRDTFHPPVHPGCNCEVIPVVE
- a CDS encoding head-tail adaptor protein; translation: MSVGRWLNRTLQVWRPVTVDDGYGGQETTLVRQEDDVRGKVDQPSASDRLLAQQAGAEHTHDVFLLPAADVARGDELRGGGQVLKVTSVVEPSSTRYRKAECKLIEREGA